Genomic window (Pristiophorus japonicus isolate sPriJap1 chromosome 9, sPriJap1.hap1, whole genome shotgun sequence):
ACATAACTGGCAACCTCGCCTATAGTGGTTTGTAattttgttttatgatttggacttccCAGGGCAAGTAGCACTTGAGAAATTACTGCCTTCAGGCCAGTGTTACTTTAGAATGCGGGGGCACACGAGAGCTCCTTTTTCACAAACTCTTGTCTCCCTATGTGTGTATCTTGGGCTCTGTCTTTGCgcatgtctgtctgtatctcttgtccctgtgtgtgtgtgtgtgtgtgtgttgctctctcttgcCTACCCTCTCTGTCACTTGtcccccccctcattctctcccgTACCTATTTCgcaatgtttgttaaacttgtcaGTAGAAACATTGCCAAAGTTGTTTCATTTATTTATCATACAAATTGATTAAATTCCCACAATTTTGTATATATTGTACAATTGGGCATTGTTTTTCTCAAAATAGGTAAATGGATGTTCCTGTTTAAGTAATAGTTACCTTTACATAGCCCATATTTTACAAGGGAATTGCTCCTTCCAATGTGTGAATGTACAGTAGCCATTTGAAGAATATTCATCAATGTTTCAGATTTAGTAGAATTACTAATATGGCATTAACATTTTTGAAACAAGTTTCAAAATTGATTTTGAAATCAGTTGAGAACTGACATTTTCCAGTATTAACATTTTACCTTTTCGTGTATTCCAGCTGAATCACAATAATGGTCTTGTAGTTCATTATTATACCGTTTCCAAAAACTAGTTTAGGTCATTCCTTAGTGAAGATGTGTTCGCACTTGATCACTAAGCAGTAGCCTTTCCCTTGGTGGTTATGTATCACCTTCTGCTAGCAGCAGTGGCTTACAAGGAGCTAGTAAATTGATTTATGATCAGTTTATTCCTGTAAATACAGCTTGTACAGTAAGAACAAATTCTAACATTTTACACTAATAATTAGAAGTTTAAATGTAATGCACAATATGGAAACCTCTTCCTCTTTATACAACTAAAGGGAAGAAAAGCAACATTTTTCCAAACGCTTATGTTTTAAAGGCTGTCAAAGAATTTGTAAGACACGTTAATTTTTTTTGTTGGATAATATGTTGACTCTTGGTAGTAAATGCAACACTGATAGTTATTTTAATGGTAGTTGAGAGGTATAGAAACTCCTACTATATAGTCTGGATTTTATGGAACTCTGTACAGGAAGGATTTGTGAGCAATATATGCAATATTACACGTGGCTGTGACCGAGCATGTCAAAATGGAGACTAAATGTTATTTATTGTAGTTTTGATAAGGAAAATACTAGTGGACCCCATACCAGCAACTGGTCTTGCAGAGTTAAGTTAAAAGAAAAGTAATGAACATTTCACCCATTTAAGCTCAACTATCTAAATCCAGTTATGTTAACACTCGTGCAAATTAAGTTGGCAGTAATAGGCAAAATGATTAAATATTTTGATATCACTACTTATCCCAAAAATCAGATTGTGGTATTTAAAAATAAAGTTTgtaaattaaatgttttttaaaagAATAAATTTCTGTATCTGCAAAAATAATGATGGATATTTGGTAGCTTGCAAGTCCAGTCTGTCCTCTGTTAATTTTAATTGTTTAGTTAGGATTTGTATGGGCCTCAGAAATATTTCATTTGCAAAGAGTCCTGATTTTTCATTCAAAACTTGTTGGTTTCCTTCGGTTTGTTATTGGATGTATGTAAGATTCTATGATCTTATACATGTTTGGTTATGGCTGTGCAAATTTCTCTGAAAAATCAGGAGTATAGTATTGTGTAATTACTTATTTTATAGTAACTTTAATTTTACAATTGCGTTTCTGTTTAGTTATATGGAGAAGTTTGGAAATTGGGAAGCAACTCCATGGAAGAGATTTTCTATTTAGCAACACTTCTATAGTGAGTGGGGAAAGCAAATATTGACACATGCTTACACAAAGAGTAATGCAAAGTTAAACATAAATCTTTTACCCTTTTGGACCTCTGCTATATTTTTCCAATTGAATAGTTTTGTTCTTGATTTTGCTGTTACAAATAACGAGTTATTTGTGTGTCTCTTGTTTTCTTTCAGGAAAGTGAAAAATGGGTGCATTTTTGGATAAACCAAAAACAGAGAAACACAATGCACACGGTGCAGGGAATGACTTGCGTTATGGCCTTAGCAGCATGCAGGGTTGGAGAGTGGAGATGGAAGATGCACATACAGCTATTGTTGGCATTCCTCAAGGCTTGGACACATGGTCCTTCTTCGCAGTGTATGATGGCCATGCAGGCTCTCGAGTGGCAAACTACTGCTCAAAGCACTTACTTGAACACATCACAAGTAATGAAGACTTCAGAGACACAAATGTGTCTGGATATCCCATTGAACCTACCATAGAACATGTCAAGAGTGGTATCAGAACTGGATTTTTGAAAATTGATGAGTACATGCGGAATTTTTCAGAGCTGAGAAATGGCATGGACAGGAGTGGGTCGACAGCTGTAGCAGTGATGATCTCCCCAGAGCACACATACTTTATCAACTGTGGTGACTCGAGAGCTGTTCTATACAGAAATGCACAACTTTGCTTTTCAACACAGGATCATAAGCCTTGCAACCCAAGGGAGAAAGAGCGAATCCAGAATGCAGGGGGCAGTGTAATGATACAGCGAGTTAATGGGTCACTAGCTGTATCACGAGCATTGGGGGATTATGATTACAAGTGTGTCGATGGGAAAGGGCCTACAGAGCAGCTGGTATCTCCAGAGCCTGAAGTGTATGAGATTCTTAGAGCAGAAGAAGATGAGTTTATTATACTGGCATGTGATGGCATTTGGGATGTGATGTCCAATGAGGAGCTCTGTGAGTTCACTAGATCTAGACTAGAGATAACGGATGACCTTGAAAAAGTCTGCAACTGGGTGGTGGACACCTGCTTACACAAGGTAGTTAATATATGAATTTTATTATGGATTGTTATGAATTAACTAAACGTGTGTATTAATGTGTTCATTGATTTGATTTTAATACACAATTGAATTATTGATTTCAGCCTTGGGAGGGGTTGGGGGAAGGACTCGCATGAACTGCTTCACTAATGTGCATGGTATTGCTAAATACTCGTGAACCAAAAACAAAGTATGTTCAACATGTTATGATTAACCCCATATGATCTTTTACATTGAAACTCCTGGTTTTGTTTGAATAGTATTTGTATACAATACGTACTAGGCTCGTTAATCCATTTATTGCAGAACACCATGAAGTGGGAAGGTTACCGGGTTTGCACATGTAAtatattcatttaaaaaaaattcttagcTGCACATTTGACAGGGTACAAAGTAGAGGCTATCATTTGGTCTAGGTAGGAGAAAAATCACACAATTTTTGCTTccaatcactatccagtgaccactgctgaaaAATGTAGTTGAGAACAGTACCACTATTGTTTGTGATGCCTTGTATGATGGAATAGCTAGCTGCCTTTCATAATCTTGTCTCCCACATGATGAGCCATCACTTGAACAAAGTATTAGACATGTGGAATTGATCCTAGTAAGAATCAGTTCCTTCAAAAGAGCTGGGGAGGGAAGAAAGAGGGGATAATTGCGAGAAAAGCTATTGAGTTCCTTTTTAAGATCCTGAGATTAGACAATATTGAATCATTTTGTAATCAAATTTTCGGCTCAAAAGTGAAGGACACTTCAGTACTAGTTTACACAATCTAAAATGACACTTTTCTTAATGCTTTTCCAGAGTGATATTTAGTTTTTGTTCGAATGAGATTTAGAAGAATAGTATTGTGCTATGTTTTAAATGTACTAAAACATGTCAAGTACAAACCTTGATATTTTCATGCCATTGTATATCTCCGCTAACCTTGGCTAGCAAGTTTCTCAGCTACTATTTAAATCACTGAAATTGAAGCCTGACCTATATTCAGCTATTTTAGATGTGAATTTTTGTCTCAACAGGTTGGGGTCAGTGAGTTAGTGTTGTCGCTCATCCTGGATCCAGGGTTTAATCCAAGGTAGACTGCCTTCACTTCCATGGCAATGAAGATTGTACATGAAGCTAGTCCAAGGCCAGTTAATAGTAACTAACCATGAGTCCATAGTGCAGTGCAAAGTTGTCTATAATTGAGTAATAAATTAGCAGACTTGCTCTGATGATGTAAGGATGGCTGATCTGGGAAATGGAAAATGCATTAGATGGTGCTTTTCTTGGATGCACTTTGGAGCAAAGTAGATGGGGAATTACAACCCATCCAATCTCATTTATTGCCGTACCTGCTCCGGCAGTGCCCGAAACTGATACAAATACCAACAGTAGAGAAATGTTCCGTAGATCACCattcaccttgatgagcacaagaATTTCCCCCAAATCTTTTCTGCATTGTTTTGATACAAtgaagaggacacaaaatctgcaaaaggacatgcaggttaagtgagtgggcaaaaatttggcagatggagtataatgttggaaagtgtgaggtcatgcactttggcagaaaaaaaatcaaagattatttaaatggagaaagattgcaaagtgctgcagtacagtgggacctggggatacttgtgcatgaaacacaaaaggttagtatgcagatacagcaagtgatcaggaaggccaatggaatcttggcctttattgcaaaggggatgtagtataaaagcagggaattcttgcgagagggatggagtacaaaagcagggaggtcctgctgcaactgtatagggtattggtgaggccacacctggagtactgcgtgcagttttggtcaccttacttaaggaaggatatattagctttggagggggtacagagacgattcactaggctgattccggagatgagggggttaccttatgatagattgagtagactgggtctttactcgttggagttcagaaggatgaggggtgatcttatagaaacatttaaaataatgaaagggatagacaggatagaggcagagaggttgtttccactggtcggggagactagaactagggggcacagcctcaaaatacgggggaaccaatttaaaaccaagttgagagggaatttcttctcccagagggttgtgaatctatggaattctctgcccaaggaagcagttgaggctagttcattgaatgtattcaaatcacagagagatttttaaccaataagggaattaagggttacggggagcggataggtaagtggagctgagtccacggccagatcagccatgatcttgttgaatggcggagcaggctcgaggggctagatggcctactcctgttcctaattatgttcttatacaggatattggtgaacccacacctggaatactatgtgcagttttggtttccaaatttgcgaaaggatatacttgctttggaggcagttcagagaaggttcactaggttgattctggagatgagggggttgacttatgaggaaaggttgagtagtttgggcctctactcattggaattcagaagaatgagaggtgatcttatcgaaatgtataagattatgagggggcttgacaatgtggatgcagagaggatgtttccattgataggggagacttagAATTAGAGGgctttatcttagaataagggaccgcccatttaaaattgagatgaggagaaatttcttctttcagagggttgtaaatctgtggaatttgctgcctcagagctgtggaagcagggacattgaataaatttaagatagaaatagacagtttcttaaacaataaggggctatggggatcgggcagggaagtggacctgaatccatgatcggatcagccatgatcgtattaaatggtggagcaggctcgaggagctgtgtggcctactcttgctcctattatgttcttatgtaaaattgaGATGTTTGCATTGGAGTGATATACAGTGCATTTAATTGTAAGTCAGGTACAGCAACATTGGAACATCTGTTTTATAGACCAAATATTTTGTTGTCTTAAAGAAACACACACAAAATTCAATCGAACTGGGAGCATTTTCTTGTCTGCATTTTTAGTTTAAAGTTAAAGATAAGGGCCACAAATTAGGTGTGGCTTTAAACTTGCTGGCTGCTTTTCTGACTACTTCTTCATCTTACCTGAAAAATAGGGCATTTCTATCGCGGGAAAACTAAGAAGGGGAGATGATTGCATACTTTCCAATAAGATCACCAAGGTAGAGGCCAGAGACGGGAACCTGAAATTACAATTCATACTTCTATTGCAAATGAAATCTCATTTGTTcaaattgcatttacagtattgtacTATAGGGAGCGATCTACTTCACAGTAACAGTTTCAAATTTCTAAAATCTTTCCTGCAATGTTAAATGAATTTGGTCACTTTTTTTATATACTAGCTATGTAATATCTTAATTCATATGCTGTTTTGGCTAGTTTGACTCACCTTTCCTGGTGATGAATTGAATCAAAATGCTGCAGATAACCTGCACATTTGAGACCCACAGATTAACTGTTGGTTTGCTTACTGTGCTCTAGGTGTGCCAGTGGTCATGTTGAAATATCCAGGATGAATAGCCTTCATTTAGGGCTTCTATTTTTATCTGACCGTTGACTGCATGAATGGGTATGATATTACCGGAAAATTAGCGCAAGTTTAAACCCCTAGCTCAGGAGACTGCTCAAAATGTATTCCATTTTCCTTTCGTAAGGAAGAATGGATAAACACTGCCATCATAAAGGATTGATGGGTAGGGAAACTCTTGGGACTgctggacgtttgaaaggatggatAAGAATGTTATATCCTGGAGATTGGGGGCTTTATTTTGCATCTCAGCTGCATTATTTATACTATAAATCTGCTATGATTTGTGCCTGACTAGTGCAAACTTGATTTGAATATTTAGTTGAATAGTGTATAATCAGTAATAAAATTTGGGTTTCAAATCAGAATGTGGAACCTCCATTATCTATTCCTAATTATCTGCAAGAAATTTTGTGGGACAAAGCCTTTTATGAAATATAGCCTCATTGTACAGCCTGCAAACACAAAACTCCTATTTGTAACAAATTCACCTTGCAGCCCAAGGAACATTAAATTCAACTTTTTAATTATGTGCAGTGTATTGCTGTATGATTCATGCAGGCCAAAATTTGGCAACTCCTGTATTATCCAGTTTATTACAATGCAGTTGAATGTCTATTTATATTGCAGTGGATGATAATGGAGATTCCACTGTACCATGCCACCATTACATGCAAAAGTATCTGAAAAGTCTGATTTGCTTGTGCTTTGACTCTCTTTTCTTTCTCAACTGAATATAACATCTTGATAAGTTAGCTTATGTTTTAAGGGAAGATATCTTGAAATTCTATCCTTTTCTGCTTGTATCGTATAAAAATGTACTAATGATTTTATGTACTGTAAGGGTTTTTTAAACTGGCATTTTAAAATAGTCCGAGTATCCATTTTTGTGTGCAGCACGTGTCTCTGTATTGTGCTCATCAAGCTGAGGGATGTTAATACTGGGGAAGGAAAGCTTTTTTCCTGGATGTTTGCAGAGACATGATGCAAATTCATTCATTCTTCCGTCTTGCTCAGATTAGGAACTAGTAATCACACTTCTCattctgttattcagagctaatccTGTATCACTCAATGCCACTGAATTTATGGAAAAGGAGGATAGAAGCGTGGATGAACCTAGAGGGGGAAGTGAAGGAAAAAAGAACTAGAAGCAAGAAAAGGAAATCGATCAAAAGTAGACACAAGGGGAAAAGACAAATGATATGAAACAGGAAGAGGAGGCAAACAGTTTATAATTTAGTTGTTTCTGAAGCTTTTTTAATGAAATTATAAAATGTCTTTGCTCCCTCTTTAAATATAGGCTTAGGTGGGCTACCCATCTACTGTGGAGCATGCACCTCTTGAGCCTACTGCTTGGCATCTTAGAGCATTGACTATCAGGAACTAAGGATAACGATGACTTGAACGTGCTTCCGTTCATGCAGTGGGACTATGTATTTATGATTCAATGGATTGTCCTGTCGTTGTTATTTCTACAACATTTTAATAGTGTCTAGTCAGTCTCTCTCGGTCAATTGTTTTATTGAATGGGAGCCGAAAAAATGCAATGACAAAATAAAGTTAGCATAACTGTACAGAGGAAATGGAGGAAAAGTGGGACTATGTTGGGAAAAACATAATTGGGGCTACAAACCGAGCAGAATTAGTGGTTTAACCCCCCTCACTGAGGCTATGACAAAGTAGCATATTGAGAAAAAGTAGAACAGGggtttttgtgtttttaaaaaaaaaaaaacctgcACAAGTAATTTATAAAATAAGGGGCACGTTGGGGTAATATTTAAAAAGAAGGGTAATTTAAAAGCGCACCAGAGCTGTctttttaaagttttattttaaAGTTGGGAATTTAAAATAAAGCACCAGAACTTTTTTTTAAAGGGCGAAGAGAGAAACTTCCTGGAGTCAGGTTGAGGGTTTGGATTCAGTGTGGATAGCCAGTTTccttttatttaaaaataaatcgTGTGGGTGGGCTGGAGGCCTTGAGTGGCTGAAAAGGCTGGTGGCACATTTAAAAGCCCAGGGTCTGGTGTTCAGCTACAGTGCGCTCTCGACCAGGTATAGGGAACAAGGCCTGAGTGATGAGTTTATGGGTACAGTTTTGTCTTGGTGTGGGTGGTTTTGTTGAAATTGGTTGTGTGGGTTGGAGGTGCTGAGGACTTAATGTGGCTGAGAAAAATTATTGAGTACAGAGACCCAAATTACTACAAAATAATTGAATATTTTAAAAGGGTTACAAGAAGGTGTGAAGAATTGAACAATGGTATGAGTTAATACAAATAGTTACAAATTGGGTCTTTTTACATTTGAACAATGTGGATTATGTGGCAATATGATCGAAGCGTTTTAAAATGAAGGGATGGGACAAAGCAGACTGTTTCCATTAGTTGAGGGGTCAAGAGCAACaggccatagatacaagattacatgtaagagatttagaacagagggcaggagaaattTCATTTCactgagttgtgaggctgtggaatttacTCTAGGGTTAGCAAGTGAAGCATAGACTGTGTCAAAATTCAAGATTAGAAttgataggtggatgaaggaaaaggggttgaagggatatgggCATAGGGTGGTGAATGTGATCAGAAGGAGATTTGCATGTATGGCCtaggctggttgggccgaatggcctgttttcatGTAACTTGTATGTAAAAAGATTCATCTGGCCTCTTGCCTTGTTGACTAGAATGGCTAACAGAAATTTGAAAAAACAAAAATTGCTGCA
Coding sequences:
- the ppm1ba gene encoding protein phosphatase 1B isoform X1, whose protein sequence is MGAFLDKPKTEKHNAHGAGNDLRYGLSSMQGWRVEMEDAHTAIVGIPQGLDTWSFFAVYDGHAGSRVANYCSKHLLEHITSNEDFRDTNVSGYPIEPTIEHVKSGIRTGFLKIDEYMRNFSELRNGMDRSGSTAVAVMISPEHTYFINCGDSRAVLYRNAQLCFSTQDHKPCNPREKERIQNAGGSVMIQRVNGSLAVSRALGDYDYKCVDGKGPTEQLVSPEPEVYEILRAEEDEFIILACDGIWDVMSNEELCEFTRSRLEITDDLEKVCNWVVDTCLHKGSRDNMSIVLVCFPNAPKISEDAVKKDAELDKCLESRVEEIMLKPSEEGMPELVHVMRTLSMENIPNLPPGGGLASKRSVIEAVYSRLNPHRDDDGDPTGADEGGTRPGKLLETLRQLRINHRGNYRHLMEEMLANYRLAQIQGEASTTEQAASTAVMPARQSETRLRADEETRPEDVN
- the ppm1ba gene encoding protein phosphatase 1B isoform X2, with the protein product MGAFLDKPKTEKHNAHGAGNDLRYGLSSMQGWRVEMEDAHTAIVGIPQGLDTWSFFAVYDGHAGSRVANYCSKHLLEHITSNEDFRDTNVSGYPIEPTIEHVKSGIRTGFLKIDEYMRNFSELRNGMDRSGSTAVAVMISPEHTYFINCGDSRAVLYRNAQLCFSTQDHKPCNPREKERIQNAGGSVMIQRVNGSLAVSRALGDYDYKCVDGKGPTEQLVSPEPEVYEILRAEEDEFIILACDGIWDVMSNEELCEFTRSRLEITDDLEKVCNWVVDTCLHKGSRDNMSIVLVCFPNAPKISEDAVKKDAELDKCLESRVEEIMLKPSEEGMPELVHVMRTLSMENIPNLPPGGGLASKRSVIEAVYSRLNPHRDDDGGSADLEDPW